TTCAGCCAGGTTTTACCTCTGTGAATTTCTCCCATTTCAAACACCACGATTTGCCTGCCCAGGGGGCAGGAGTGATGTGCCCACACAGGCCTGTCCCAGCCTCACAGGCTGGGCGATCCCAGTGCTCTGTGAGCTCCAAGTgcctcctcagcagctcctcccttCTTGCTCAGCAGGACCTCCCGAGGGAGCCGCTCCTTGGGCCTCAGTTCCATACAATCCCTTGAGCCATCCATGGGAGTCTGAAACCACCATTCCTCAGAGGCcgcttttggttttgtttcctcttcttcATTCCACTGAATCATCTTCCAGAGCAAATGCCTCACCTCTGGCAGGAACAGCTCCTCCCTTCCAGCTCCCTGAGAGATGAACCCAGCACCTCCCACTATGGAAAACCAGTGGAGTTtcctggagagggacttttcccccctctctggCCACAGCGCTCCAGCTCACTCACTCCTGAGGGGATAACCTGTGGGAAAGGTGGGGatcccaccctgccctgcctcagGTGACACTGGCAGCTCCCCCGGGCAGGGTGCACCAGAGCAGGGCACAGACACATCGGGAGCTCCTGGATGATGGAGCATTCCCggagcagggctctgcacaAGGCGTTTTTCCCGTTATCCACAGCAAGGCAGGACAGAGTGAAACCCACTGTGGGCAGGTTTCAAAGGGACCAGGAACCAGGGCAATGGGGTGACGAAGCAGCAAAGGGCTCAGGAGTTTGGAGCCTCCTCTTCCCACGAGTTTaatccttccctccccagcGCGGGGGAGGACGCGCTCCCCGGACACCGGTGAGGGTGTGCGGCCTCGGGACACAGGCTGTGAACTGCATTTCTGGGACACCCCGGTAACGGGTGGATGCTCAGATCCCGGTGCACACGGAGGCCGCGGGAGCTCACTGGGACACACCGGCACCGCATCGCAaagccagcagctcccgggccccgccgcccgcggcCCGCGGCTGTCACCGCCCGCCAGGTGAGCCCCGGggcgccgccgctcccggccggCCGGGACAGAGGACTTTGCCCGCGGGGTCCGCCCGGGCAAGGAGCGAGCGGAGTCCCCGGGCGCGCTCCCGGCCCTGCCGAGCACCTGCGGCCGCCATGCACCGCGGCCCCGGGCCCTGCGGCACTCGCAACCTCGCCGGGCCGCGGCCCGCCCACCGGGAGGGACAGGGGCCGCCCTCTCCCCGCCCGGGCCGCCGCTCTACCTGCGCGCCTCCTCGTCGCTGTCGGTATCGCCGGGCCCGTCGGGCGCCGCCATGACCACATCGCACTCGGcctcggccgccgccgccgccgccatcttaCCGCGCGGGGCTGGGCCGGACCgaggcggggcggggcggggcgagCGCCGGAACGGgcggagcctccgccggtggggcggggcgggggcagACCGGCAGGGGGAGCCCGCGGAGGGGCCCGGCGGCGGCATCGGGCGGGGCCGGGACCGGGAGATGGGCGGGACTTGACCGGGAGGTGGGCGTGGCTTAAGCAGACCACGCCCCCTTCATGCGCATGGCAGCGCCGCGTCTCGCGGTCCGCCCGCCCACAGGGGGGCGCTGTGGTgccgccgcgccccgcccgcgccgccggTGAGGCTcggccgcgcccgccccggTGCGGCGGGATGGGCAAGAGCTGCAAGGTGGTGGTGTGCGGGCAGGCCTCGGTCGGGAAAACCTccatcctggagcagctgctgtacGGGAACCATGTGGTCGGTAAGCGCGGCTTCCCCGGGAAGCGGCGACCCCGGGTGTAGCGGGCAGCTCCggccctgggcagtgctggctgtggggatgccccgggcagggctgtccccggTCACCCCCAAACACAGCGGCCGCGGGCGGGGAGGGCACGGCGGGACAGCTCCCCGGGCTGGGTTCCCACggggctcctgccctccccgcCAGGCTCGGAGATGATCGAGACCCAGGAGGACATTTACGTGGGCTCCATCGAGACGGACCGCGGTGTGCGGGAGCAGGTCCGCTTCTACGACACGCGGGGGCTGCGCGAcgggctggagctgcccaagCACTGCTTCTCCTGCACCGACGGCTACGTGCTGGTCTACAGCACCGACAGCAAGGAGTCCTTCAAGCGTGTCGAGCTGCTCAAGAAGGAGATCGACAAGTCCAAGGACAAGAAGGAGGTGAGTCCCCCTGGAGAAGGGGCTGCCAGTGGGATCTGCTCCCCTGGGGCAGGTTCTCACCTTTGTTTTATCCAGCTTGTCACAACATGCCGCTGGGTCCCTGATCCCATGGGTCCCTGATCTGTGAGACTCCCAGCAGTAACAGGTGGTCTCCTGGGATGCTCTTTGAGCATACAGGTGCTCAAAAGCTCCTTCCActttggggctggtttgggaTACACAGACCTCggcaggaggggaagggagtGCTGAGATCGTTTGGTTTCTAAAGGCCTTGACATGAATGGGGAATCAATGGCAGGGCCAGGCCCACCACTGAGGGTCTCCATGGTGGagccagccagccctgcagctccgTGGTTGGTCATCAGGGGCCCTTCTCCCCCTTTTGGAACAGGTCACCATTGTGGTTTTGGGCAACAAGTGTGACCTGCAGGAGCAGCGCCGGGTGGACCATGACGCAGCCCAGCACTGGGCCAAGGGCGAGAAGGTGAAGCTGTGGGAGGTGTCTGTGGCTGACCGGCGCACGCTGATCGAGCCCTTCATCTACCTGGCCAGCAagatgacacagccacagagcaaGTCTGCATTTCCCCTGAGCCGCAAGAACAAGGGCAGCGGATCCATGGATGGCTGAGCCTGCTTCCCCTTCCACTGccgcctcctcttcctcaccttcCTGCTTCCCTCGCACACACCTCCTGCTGAGTCCTGTCTGGTGTCACagagcctgtgggaagcaggTGGCAGGAGGAACAATCATCCCAGGGCTAGGAATGCTCCTGGCAGATGAGGGAGGCAGTAGGACAGGAGCCACTCCTctctctgcccagcccctgcagtgGTCAGAGGTGCTATAGGAAGCTCACTCAGTGACCCCCTCTGCTCTCAGGTGCAGGCTGGGAGAGtggaacagaggcacagcactGGCTAGCTGGAACGTTGGGATCAGCTCCACATCTGGAGGGAACAACtccctctttttctgtttcctgatAACATGTGGGCAGAGCCTGTTTGCTGGCCCTGCCTCCAGCCAAGCAGCTGTCCTTGCACTGCCCcagctggctctgtgctgctccctggcaggtTGTCCCTTACTCTGGCAGTGTTCACTGCTCCTTTATGCACTGAAATATCCAGACATGCTGCCCCAGGGAATGCCTagagcagggcaggtgctgTTCTTGAGGGCAGGGTGCCCAAATACATCATTCCAGCCCTCCTCTTCCTGAGTGCAGACTCAGCCACGAGCTTGGAGGAGATGGGGTTGTGCTTAACCTGCCTGCCTAGATCCTTGGAGGAGCTGGGACTATACTTACACTGCACACCCCTGATGCTTTGGGCTATGGCAGCTCTCACTGCCCACCTGTCACAATGCTGCCTCCTCTCAGCATAAGACAAGGCACAGGTGTCCCAGTCCTACTCAGTAACTCTTGTTCCCTTCAGGTAATCTGGATGTAGGAAAAGAACTGATGAAAAACTCCAATGTGTTTATACTTGTTCCTTTTATTTACTGAGTAACACAATAAAGCGACGAGATTCGgttatcaaaatattttcctttttttttttttcccaacagtTATAGTACATCAAAAAAATATACAATGAACATTACAGCAGGGTACTGGCCAAGTCCCTAGAGTCTGGATATtccattttgggtttttttttttctgttttttttgaATCAAACTTCACATCACTCCAAGGTTATTTACAGAGGGGCACACGTTACCGAGCGCTATGGACTATCCCTACTCCTAGTACAGCATGTGCTAAGTCAAAGGCAGTAAATGCTTTGGAGAgcaggaggggatttggggggatgcCATAACGGGGGTTTCTTACGCAGCTCGTTGCAGTATTATTGTCACTAGAAGGAATGGCTTTCACAGGGTTAAAGTGCCAAGAACAGGAGTGCGTCAGGACTCCACTGGTGAGGGGCAAGGAGCAACCatggctccagcacaggctttTTGGAACAAGGGAAGAGAACAGGCCCAGTGGTGCCAAGAAGCTCTGcaagctggagcccagctgctcctggctccCCGTGCTTCTGaggggctgggcacagcaccAGGGGCTCACGGCACAGGAGGGGACCCACTGTCCTGCTGGACTGGGGGTGACCCCAAGGGCCTGGGAAGGGCACAGTGAGACGGGCAGGGGTGGCTGGAGGTGCACCAGCCATGGGTTGCTTGGCACTGGGGAGCGGGTAGAACAACCCTCCTTCCCCTGGGGCCCCACCAGCacaggctcctgtcccctgggaTGTGGGGTCCCTTTGTGTCCCCCCTGGGCTGTGGGACCATCTCCCTATCCCTGGCAAAGCTGTTCTTGCTGGGAgccttccttccctctgctgtgCTCCAAGCCACGTATCCCACCACTGCTGCAAGACCTTTCCATTGTCTCCATGCACAGCTGCTCAGTCTTCTCCTGGTGCCCTCTCTCtactctcctccttccctggggaagggaTGCCCTGAGCAGGTGAATTCATACCCAGGGGCTCCCTCACTCTCCTGTCTCTGTGGCAGGAGTGCAGTGGTGGCTCCATGGTTGGTGCTGCCCACAGATCCTGCAGGTGTgtgctccctcctgcagctttCCTGTCCTTGCCaaggctccagccctgggaagcaGATATGTTTCAGCCATCTGAGTCACCCATTGGCCGCTTCCCGTTCACCTCCCCGTGTCAGGACCCATCCTGAGCATCGGCGGAGCACGCTGGGCAAAATCCCTCTGAAATCCAGGTGCTGCTTATGGCCAAGACATCAGATATGTGTGTGCTTGTGCGTGTGGATTCCCAGGTGCACACACCAACCTGCCTCTTCCCgagggctgggagggaatggGAGTCACAGCAGAGGTCTGAACCAGCACCCTGGGCCGAggacaggacagagctcagTGTCACATTGGTTCTTCTGCTCCCACCACTGTTCCAGCTGCATGGATGCATCAGCACCAAAGGGAATCGCAGGCGGCCGATGCGGCGGGTGAGCTGCCCCCCTGGATTGCATAGATCGGGGTGGGGTGTTCCTCCAGCGAAAGGTCCATTTGGGATGCAACTCTCTCTATGTACAGCAGCGTGCTGGGCACCCAGAGCGCCGCAGTGACAGTCCCAGACAGGTCATGGTTGGGCTGTGTGAGCACAGTGAAACACAGAGCTATGGCCTCGAGgtccctccagagcccggcaTTCTGCAGGTTATGGGTGCACCCTGATTGTCCAGGCTGCTGAGGACACCTTTGTTTTCGGGAATCATCAGGATTCATTCCTGGAAGCTCCtaactgggatgggattggaggGCTGGGCACGGCAGGTGAGCAGCAGCATTGCCTTTCACTGGAGAACTGAAAGTGCTTTAGGGACATTCACTCAGCCTCACAGCATCTCCCGGGAGGTAGgggcagggctgtccccgcGGTGGGACAGAGACAAGGACAGGTGCCAAGCACAGGGTCACCTCCTCTCGGGGAGCCAGCACCAGACAGCCTGGTGCTCCTGGCCTTGCTGGGTGTGAGTTGGGCCCAGCTTGGCCACATGCCCATCGTGTGCTTctggggccagggcagggcccgtGTGCTTTGGAGGGAGGAGGCGTCGCCCTGGGGTCAGCTATTGCTCTCGGAGTGAGGATACGGTCGGTGTGGCCGGTGCCCGCCACCGCAGGGGCTCTTTGGCTGGTGGGACGTAGGGAGttgtggggacagggggctgGTGGGTGGCACAGAAACCccctgccagcacaggcaggtGCAGGGTTGGCAagggcacagccagcccaggctgagAGAGAAACTGTCAGCTTCCCACTTGTGCTGGGGTTGTTTCTCCCAGTGAGAGCTGGGCTGAGATTCCCCTCGCAGTTCCCTTCCCACTGGGCTGGCAGGGACTAGAGGGATGCTCCTTCTCCCAGGGACCAGccagctcctctccttccaGTCTGGCAACTGGGAGGGCGATGAAGAAGCAGCCAGCAGGCCAAGGACAGGCAGGCTCTGGCCATGAGACGGTCCTGCTGATTTGGACACTGTCCTCTTCCGTGCACTGCCTGGGCTCATCTGCTGAGCACGgggccagcacaggctgggggagcgGTGGGGATGCGCGGCAGGGCTGGCCGGGCTCTCTCAGGGCACCTCTCTCCAGTGGGAGCCCTCTCCAAGCAAAGGAGAAGCCGGGGTTGATGTCTATGACTACATtttcccagcagccaggagagcaggtACCAGGAGCGCTGCCCCCAGCGCGCAGCCCccgcagcccagcccagctgcagtgGACAGACCCTCGGTGGGCCAGCGGCTCTAGTAGGGTGCGAAGACGATGGGACCCGGCGTGGGGCGGACGTGGGCCGGCGGCGTTCGGAAAAGGGCTGGTCCGAGGATCGGGGCTTGGAAGAGGGTGGTGGCAGCTGCTGGTCGCAAGGCAAGGGGTCCAGGCATGGCGCAGACAGCAGCGGCGGTCAGCGGGCTCGGCAGGAAACGGGTTGCCAGGGTTTTGGTGAGGTGCTTCTGCAAAGCCAGCTTGgactgcagggagggaggaggagacaCCGTGAGATTGCAGAACAGGTGGAGGAATCACAAGTGCTGCCATTGTGAATGCTGCTGCCAAAGCACTCCCGAGTTATCCCCATGCTGGCCTTCCCAGGAATAGACTCAAAACCCGCTACCAGAGCTCACTCTCCCTGAGGGGAGAAGCTGAGCTGTGGGGATGGAAACAAAGGTTTAAGGGAAGCAGGTCCCGTAACTCACTGCAAGGACGGCTGATGGTGAGCAAGGCTTTGCGAGCAAACAGAGCGAGTGCTGTGCAGGGAGACAGGTACCTTGAGAATACTCACTGCAAGGGCAGCATTCTTCTGCAGCTTGTTGTAGGGGCTGTACTTGGGCTTGGGTGGCTTCCCTGCCAGCCTGTCTTTGTGCCTTCTGCTGCTCATGTGCTGGGGAGGAAAACAGCTGGATCACTGAGAGCCAGGACAGTGTACAGTGCAGCCCAGGTCTGTGGGGACACCCATCACCCTGCAGGGACCATCGGGTACCCACACCCTGAGTCCCTGCATGCCCACACCCGGTGCCTGGGCACTCCCAGGGCATTGTCACCTGCTTGAGCTGGGTCTCAGAGTTCACGTAGATCTCGCACACTTGGCAGTGAAACGCCTTGTTCTGGATGTTGATGCTGCCCTTGTTCCCGATCCGCTTGGACTTGTGCCCTGCCCGGGAGAGCAGCTTGCCCCGGCCTCGCCGCAGTTGGGTGCCGTGACCTTCCAGCATTGACTTGTGCTTGGCGCCTGGCGAGAGGGGACACtcagcaaacccagcccagccctgtgccagcaccaCGGCAGTGGGAACAGTGCCCTCCAACAGCTCCAGGGGAACCCCACCAagctgtgcccagcagcaggcagaggggacagggagctgcCTGGGAACCCAGACTTCTGCACAgctcattcccaaaccttgcCAAATTGCACattgcaggcagagcagagatgcTCATCTTCCCAGAGACCCCCCTCCATGTGCCAGCTTCGGAGATGCTGCTATTTTGAGCATGCACTGGAGCCTGTCGCCTGTCCTCGGGCATTAGCACAGTCTGCAGAGTCGGGCACGCGTCGCTCgctgtgctgcagcatctgAGCCATGCCCAAGGTCAGAGAGGAGCCAGCCGTGGAGCCAGGAATAGCTCAGCAGGGCCACAGCAGGTGGGGAAGGAGGAACCCAAGATCCCtacacacctggggacagagcaccccatcctgtccctcccagtgccaggatGGCGAGGGTGAATGGGGAGCAAGTAATTTAAGCTGCTAATTCATTCTATTTTTTAAGGCGTGAAGCAAGGAGCTGTGTGACAGCCACGGAGCAGCGCCAGCCTGcaaatgtttgtttgtttgtttgtttgtttgttgttctttttccccaaatcaGCTCCTGAATTTGTAACTGGAGCTGACAAAAGCAAAAGGACACGTCTGTAGCTGAGCCTCAGCAGTGTCCTGAGCCAACCCTGCACacggcagctgctgctgccccagtaGGCAGTGGGGTGGGAGGAACTGGTCCCCAGAACTGactgagctggggcaggaaaGGACCTTCCATTTAAAGCTGGGGTGCCCAACTTAAGCATCCTCTAGAGAAAGGGgtgagccaggagctggaactGCAGGGCCTGCAGACCCAACTGAGGACCCCTGTTACCCCCTGCTACCACTCTGGGGGTGGGTCTGGCCACCCCCAGGCTTCAGGGTGaccctcagcagctcccacagctgcccACCCCAAGgggctgccctgcacagcccaggagtCATTGCAGGCTGTGGAAATCCTCAGTTCATTGCATTCTCAGGGATCTTCTCCACAGGGCCACAAGCCCAAACCACCCAGCTCCTTTGGCAAGTATTATTCCAGGTTTGGGAGAAGCCCTGGCTATCAACTTCAAgctaaatggaaaataaagtaGCCTCAGTCAATTGATTAAAAGTAGCTGGAAATGTCCTTAATTGAGATATGAATAGTAACAGTGTTTGACCTTGTGAAAATTCACCCTAGAAGCTGCAGCCCAGGTAAAGCCCCATGGCTGATCTGTGCAGGtcattttaatgaatattttttaattacagcaGCACTCATTAATGCTCGCTACTTCATTGCAGGGCTGCTTGGTTATGGGGCATGGCTGGGCTTTGCTCAGAGCCCTGATGAAGTGTCAGGGGggctgtccccctgtccccccagtaATGCCCTTACCAGTGTTGTGAGCctccagctgggacagggagttGACGGTCACTTTGCAGGTGGGACAGTACAGGTGCTGTttgctctttttcccctctttctcaCTCTCAGGGGCCGAGCTGACGCTGCTGCCTGACTCAGCTGTCTGTGCCTCAGCTGCCGGGGCGGATGAGGAGGCCACACTGGTGGCATCTGAGGTGCCCTCCGACAGCTCAGAGGCTGGTGGGGAGCCCAGCGGGGCAACAGTGCCTGGCAGCTCCACAGGAGGTTCCTCAGCACTGGGCaccagccccaggctgctgccttcACCCTCTGACTCCTGTGGGTTACTGGCatcagctgctgggagggaaaggaaaggaggaaaaggagaaaagagaaagaaatggggagaaggagaaaattctgTGCCTGAACAGgttttctggattttggggagcaCCCCCATCCTCCCCAAGACCAACTCAGACAAGTCTGCATGCATTCAtccctgccaagggcagctctTCCCCAGGTCTCTCCTATTACAGCTGTTATCTGTAATAACAGATAACAGATAATGGAATCTGGGCTCAGCACAAAACCCCGGGCGAGCTCTGGTGCTGCCACGGCTCCcaccagccccatccctgcatgtggcagagccctggggatgTGTGAGACAGAGCTGGCTTTCTCTCCTGCATCCATACAAAACACATCCCAGAGACACCAAATCACAGGAAAacaccccctgctcccccacagGCACAGGAGCTCATTTATAAACCAGTGGCACCTCTGCCCCACCGACCGCAGCCTCCTCAaccccacagcccctcctcGTACCTGTGCTGCCCAGCTCCCCACTGCCCACGGGGCTGGGGGCCAGGTCGGCTGTGCTGTCCTGGCCAGgggtccctgctgcagcccccaccACCTTCTGCTTGTTCTTCATGGCCTCGATGGCCTTCAGCCTCCGTGCGTGCTTGTGGCCCTTGTAGTGAGCTTCTGCCTGGTTCTGGGGGGAGACCGGGATGGCCAAGTCACTGCTGTGaccagacagacagacggacatgGGGAGGGCAGGTGATGGGCTCAGACCCAGCATGTGGCCACTCAGGCGTGTTTCTAGTGCAGCCACCTTACCTGGTGGCATCCACCCCCAGGGCAGGACCACTGCAAAGCTGTTGGGAGTGGGGTGTAGCACAGAAGGGGTGTTGGGAGCAGGGTGTAGCACAGAAGGGGTGTTGGCAGTGAGGTGTAGCACAGAAGGGGTGTTGGGAGTGAGGGGTAGCACAGAAGGGGTGTTGGGAGTGGGGTGTAGCAGAGATGGGGTGTTGGGAGTGGGGTGTAGCACAGAGGGGGTGTTGGGAGCGGGGTGTAGCACAGAAGGGGTGTTGGGAGTGGGGTGTAGCACAGATGGGGTGTTGGCAGTGAGGTGTAGCACAGAGGGGGTGTTGGGAGCGGGGTGTAGCACAGATGGGGTGTTGGGAATGGGGTGTAGCACAGAGGGGGTGTTGGGAGTGGGGTGTAGCAGAGATGGGGTGTTGGGAGTGGGGTGTAGCACAGAGTGGGGTTGGGAGTGGGGTGTAGCAGAGATGGGGTGTTGGGAGTGAGGTGTAGCACAGAAGGGGTGTTGGGAGtggggtgcagcacagaggGGGTGTTGGGAGTGAGGTGTAGCACAGAGGGGGTGTTGGGAGTGGGGTGTAGCACAGAAGGGGTGTTGGGAGTGAGGTGTAGCACAGAGTGGGGTTGGGAGTGGGGTGTAGCACAGAGGGGGTGTTGGGAGTGGGGTGTAGCACAGAGTGGGGTTGGGAGTGAGGTGTAGCACAGAGGGGGTGTTGGGAGTGAGGTGTAGCACAGAGGGGGTGTTGGGAGtggggtgcagcacagaggGGGTGTTGGGAGTGAGGGGTAGCACAGAAGGGGTGTTGGCAGTGAGGTGTAGCACAGAAGGGGTGTTGGCAGTGGGGTGTAGCACAGAAGGGGTGTTGGGAGTGAGGTGTAGCACAGAAGGGGTGTTGGGAGTGGGGGGTAGCACAGAGGGGGTGTTGGGAGTGAGGTGTAGCACAGAgccctttccctcctctccccagcctgctcTGACACCAACATATTGAGGCCAAGGTATCACTCTCTAAGACATCACAACATTGCTTGCTTAGTGAGATAAGGACCCTGCTCGGATTAAATGCATCAAGTCGCTCCTAAAAGCAGCTTTCAGGCAAAATTTATGACTCTAGAAATGTACAATGAATTGTTGCTGTAAAAACGAAATAAAGAGGTTCTTTGGTGGGGAGGACACATCACCCACTGTATCCTAAGGGGTGTCCAAGTCATGGTtcacatccccagctcctctctctcAGTGAACGCTGGATAATGAAGCGCGA
This sequence is a window from Poecile atricapillus isolate bPoeAtr1 chromosome 27, bPoeAtr1.hap1, whole genome shotgun sequence. Protein-coding genes within it:
- the NKIRAS2 gene encoding NF-kappa-B inhibitor-interacting Ras-like protein 2 isoform X1; this translates as MGKSCKVVVCGQASVGKTSILEQLLYGNHVVGSEMIETQEDIYVGSIETDRGVREQVRFYDTRGLRDGLELPKHCFSCTDGYVLVYSTDSKESFKRVELLKKEIDKSKDKKEVTIVVLGNKCDLQEQRRVDHDAAQHWAKGEKVKLWEVSVADRRTLIEPFIYLASKMTQPQSKSAFPLSRKNKGSGSMDG
- the NKIRAS2 gene encoding NF-kappa-B inhibitor-interacting Ras-like protein 2 isoform X2, producing the protein MGKSCKVVVCGQASVGKTSILEQLLYGNHVVGSEMIETQEDIYVGSIETDRGVREQVPRSPSSVSSCSRRRSTSPRTRRRSPLWFWATSVTCRSSAGWTMTQPSTGPRARR
- the ZNF385C gene encoding zinc finger protein 385C; amino-acid sequence: MLQTAAEPGAWAGMKRPLSPSHSPESAVQLVEEASCPPSQPEQRMKREKKHQSFTLCEVCNIQLNSAAQAQIHYNGKSHQKRLKQLNKGKMPAAQGPSGHSSPLLASLPIPGRPLHPPLDIKHFLTFRLNGASPLNLFPNFNTMDPVQKAVISHTFGVPAPLKKKQFISCNICHLRFNSANQAEAHYKGHKHARRLKAIEAMKNKQKVVGAAAGTPGQDSTADLAPSPVGSGELGSTADASNPQESEGEGSSLGLVPSAEEPPVELPGTVAPLGSPPASELSEGTSDATSVASSSAPAAEAQTAESGSSVSSAPESEKEGKKSKQHLYCPTCKVTVNSLSQLEAHNTGAKHKSMLEGHGTQLRRGRGKLLSRAGHKSKRIGNKGSINIQNKAFHCQVCEIYVNSETQLKQHMSSRRHKDRLAGKPPKPKYSPYNKLQKNAALASKLALQKHLTKTLATRFLPSPLTAAAVCAMPGPLALRPAAATTLFQAPILGPALFRTPPAHVRPTPGPIVFAPY